The following are from one region of the Heliangelus exortis chromosome 2, bHelExo1.hap1, whole genome shotgun sequence genome:
- the MTPAP gene encoding LOW QUALITY PROTEIN: poly(A) RNA polymerase, mitochondrial (The sequence of the model RefSeq protein was modified relative to this genomic sequence to represent the inferred CDS: inserted 1 base in 1 codon): MAHRAGGRALSLLRGRLCLPGPAGNGGCGQPPEQVRLGSSGAAVQRSPQAGAEEAGEDAEVSTRKKTFTEVQTERSEQAERTVLIKCPPKLNEKKLLQYLSTHGNIKSHFFFENRGIHALIEFSEKNSIASLQDAIEIPSAAEHHVVPFKSRLFTFTMKNPVHQGAEETPLHLSPQSHIPVKELIQKLCLADSVSSQMYILLNEYQLTEENIRLRFLACSLVRDFARAYFPDSTVKPFGSSVNTFGKLGCDVDMFLDFRVAEKHATTTKKGPFEMEYQMKKLPTERLATQKILSVIGDCLDNFGPGCMGVQKILNARCPLVKFSHQPTGFQCDLSVSNSIAIKSSELLYIYGSLDPRVRALVFSVRCWARVHGLTNSVPGTWITNFSLTMMVMFFLQKRSPPIIPTLDQLKELADQKDKLVIGGRDCSFVSDLRKIKLTKNTETVDVLLGEFFEYFGNFDFRKNSINLRKGKEVNKPESSPLYIWNPFEQDLNISKNVNLPQLEKFVAMARESAWILQKEDRAQRMINKEPWGLAALLIPFGKSNPSKMKNRVKGIGSETIRSLLDSLKLNSAGSXTKSSGKVTFSTQTQLILCFKNWM, from the exons ATGGCGCACcgcgcgggcgggcgggcgcTGTCCCTGCTGCGGGGCCGCTTGTGCCTCCCCGGCCCCGCAGGGAATGGTGGCTGCGGGCAGCCCCCCGAGCAGGTCCGCCTCGGCTCCTCCGGCGCCGCCGTGCAGCGGTCACCGCAGGCAGGCGCCGAGGAGGCGGGTGAAG ATGCTGAAGTCAGTACCAGAAAGAAGACATTCACTGAGGTTCAAACAGAACGATCGGAGCAAGCAGAAAGGACTGTTTTAATTAAGTGCCCACCaaaacttaatgaaaaaaaattactgcagtaTTTATCCACTCATGGAAACATTAagagtcattttttttttgagaatcgT GGAATCCATGCTTTAAtagaattttcagaaaagaacagTATAGCCTCATTGCAGGATGCAATTGAAATCCCAAGTGCTGCAGAGCATCATGTTGTCCCATTTAAATCCAGACTTTTTACATTCACGATGAAAAACCCAGTGCATCAAGGTGCTGAGGAGACACCACTTCACCTCTCTCCTCAGTCCCACATTCCAGTGAAAGAGCTTATTCAGAAGCTTTGTCTTGCAGACAGT GTAAGCAGTCAGATGTATATTCTACTGAATGAGTATCAACTTACAGAGGAAAATATCAGGCTCCGATTCCTGGCCTGTTCCCTGGTTCGGGATTTCGCCCGTGCGTATTTTCCAGACAGCACAGTAAAGCCATTTGGCTCTTCAGTCAACACCTTTGGCAAATTGGGATGTGATGTGGACATGTTTCTGGACTTCAGGGTTGCAGAAAAACATGCTACAACAACG AAAAAAGGTCCCTTTGAAATGGAGtatcaaatgaaaaaattacCGACTGAAAGATTAGCAACTCAGAAAATTCTTTCTGTGATTGGTGACTGCCTTGATAATTTTGGTCCTGGATGTATGGGTGTACAGAAGATACTCAATGCTCGTTGCCCTCTGGTGAAGTTTTCCCATCAACCAACAGGATTCCAGTGTGATCTGTCAGTGAGCAACAG CATTGCTATAAAAAGTTCAGAACTCTTGTATATCTATGGCTCTCTGGATCCCCGTGTGAGAGCGCTGGTGTTCAGTGTGCGGTGTTGGGCCCGTGTTCATGGACTTACAAACAGTGTTCCTGGTACCTGGATTACAAACTTCTCTCTGACCATGATGGTCAtgttttttctgcaaaagagaTCACCACCTATCATTCCAACACTAGACCaactgaaagaactggcag atcAAAAAGACAAGCTTGTAATTGGAGGCCGTGATTGCTCATTTGTTAGTGATTTAAGGAAGATTAAACttacaaaaaacacagaaacagttG atGTATTGTTGGGTGAATTTTTTGAATATTTTGGAAACTTTGATTTCAGAAAGAATTCAATAAATCTCCGAAAG GGAAAGGAAGTAAATAAACCTGAGTCGTCTCCTCTTTATATCTGGAATCCCTTTGAACAAGACCTTAATATCAGCAAGAATGTTAATCTGCCACAGCTGGAGAAATTTGTAGCTATGGCCAGAGAAAGTGCCTGGATTTTACAGAAGGAAGATAGAGCTCAGCGAATGATCAATAAAGAGCCTTGGGGACTGGCAGCCCTACTGATACCATTTGGAAAAAGTAACCCCAGCAAGATGAAGAATAGGGTGAAAGGAATAGGAAGTGAAACAATCAGAAGCC